In one Antennarius striatus isolate MH-2024 chromosome 1, ASM4005453v1, whole genome shotgun sequence genomic region, the following are encoded:
- the LOC137599347 gene encoding serine/threonine-protein kinase BRSK2-like isoform X8 has protein sequence MSSSGKDANSGHYANYVGPYRLEKTLGKGQTGLVKLGVHCVTCQKVAIKIVNREKLSESVLMKVEREIAILKLIEHPHVLKLHDVYENKKYLYLVLEHVSGGELFDYLVKKGRLTPKEARKFFRQIISALDFCHSHSICHRDLKPENLLLDEKNNIRIADFGMASLQVGDSLLETSCGSPHYACPEVIRGEKYDGRKADAWSCGVILFALLVGALPFDDDNLRNLLEKVKLGVFHMPHFIPPDCQNLLRGMIEVDAAKRLTLEQIQKHTWYLAGKNEPEPEQPVPRKVSIRMLAASEEIDPDVLESMHSLGCFRDKDKLTKDLLSEDDNQEKMIYFLLLDRKERYPSHEDQNLPPRNEIADPPRKRVDSPMLSRHGKRRPERKSMEVLCVTEGGSPVPVRRAMDMAAHGQRSRSISGASSGLSTSPLSSPRPTRRFFIPPQSPDFCQSPNCSPTHSPEVRLNGVGPRTPNSYQPKMGSPLMHPRTQTLPAKPRASEKPLQTTRSNPLPNTAPPPTTPKSEPTTPSQPLAPCLPISPRVRRHPPLTVPPKLSIPLSPVPTMSPRRRHHHPPPHPDHNGKCVPALQVTPHPSPRGSPLPTPKGTPVHTPKDSPTGTPSPTPPPSPSLGGVPWRTRLNSIKNSFLGSPRFHRRKMQVPTQEDMSSLTPDSSPELAKKSWFGNFISLEKEEQIFIVIRDKPLSSIKADIVHAFLSIPSLSHSVVSQTSFRAEYKSAAGPAVFQKPVKFQVDITYTESSGATKDSGIYSVTFTLLSGPSRRFKRVVETIQTQLLSSNEQPGVQPQLSGVIHNNY, from the exons AAG GTGGAGCGGGAGATCGCCATCCTGAAGCTGATCGAGCATCCCCACGTCCTGAAGCTGCACGATGTCTATGAGAACAAGAAGTACCT GTACCTGGTGCTGGAGCACGTGTCCGGCGGCGAGCTGTTCGACTACCTGGTGAAGAAGGGTCGCCTGACGCCCAAAGAGGCCCGAAAGTTCTTCAGGCAGATCATCTCAGCGCTGGACTTCTGCCACAGCCACTCCATCTG CCACAGAGATCTGAAGCCTGAGAACTTGCTGCTGGACGAGAAGAACAACATCAGGATAGCGGACTTCGGCATGGCGTCTCTGCAGGTCGGGGACAGTCTGCTGGAGACCAGCTGCGG ATCACCTCACTACGCCTGCCCGGAGGTGATCAGG GGGGAGAAGTACGACGGGAGGAAGGCTGATGCCTGGAGCTGTGGAGTCATCCTCTTTGCGCTGCTGGTG GGCGCTCTCCCCTTCGATGACGACAACCTGAGGAACCTGCTGGAGAAGGTGAAGCTGGGCGTTTTCCACATGCCCCACTTCATCCCCCCCGACTGTCAGAACCTCCTGCGGGGGATGATCGAGGTGGACGCCGCCAAGAGGCTGACG TTAGAGCAGATCCAGAAGCATACGTGGTATCT AGCCGGGAAGAACGAGCCGGAGCCGGAGCAGCCGGTTCCCAGGAAGGTGTCCATCAGGATGTTGGCCGCGTCCGAGGAGATCGACCCCGACGTCCTGGAGAGCATGCACTCCCTGGGCTGCTTCAGGGACAAGGACAAGCTGACCAAAGACCTGCTGTCGGAAGA cgacaaCCAGGAGAAGATGATCTACTTCCTGCTGCTGGACCGTAAGGAACGGTACCCCAGCCACGAGGACCAGAACCTGCCGCCACGCAACGAGATTG CAGACCCTCCCAGGAAGCGCGTGGATTCCCCCATGCTGAGTCGTCACGGCAAGCGGCGACCGGAGAGGAAGTCCATGGAGGTGCTGTGCGTCACGGAGGGGGGGTCCCCTGTCCCGGTGCGACGAGCCATGGACATGGCGGCCCACGGTCAGAG atCGCGGTCCATCAGCGGCGCGTCCTCCGGTCTGTCCACCAGTCCTCTCAGCAGCCCCCGG cccaccCGCCGGTTTTTCATCCCGCCCCAGTCCCCTGACTTTTGCCAGTCCCCCAACTGTAGCCCCACCCACTCCCCGGAGGTCCGCCTTAATGGGGTGGGGCCACGGACGCCCAACTCATACCAGCCAAAGATGGGGTCCCCCCTCATGCACCCCCGCACCCAGACCCTCCCCGCCAAGCCCCGTGCGTCGGAGAAGCCCCTGCAGACCACCAGATCCAACCCCCTCCCCAACACGGCCCCGCCCCCGACCACGCCCAAATCCGAGCCCACCACGCCCAGCCAGCCCCTGGCGCCCTGTTTACCCATCAGCCCCCGGGTGAGACGCCACCCCCCCCTCACTGTCCCCCCCAAACTGTCCATCCCGCTGTCGCCCGTGCCGACCATGTccccccgccgccgccaccaccaccccccccctcaccctgaCCACAACGGCAAATGTGTCCCCGCCCTACAggtgaccccccacccctcccctagAGGgagccccctccccacccccaaaGGCACCCCGGTGCACACGCCCAAGGACAGCCCAACGGGGACGCCCAGCCCCACGCCACCGCCCAGCCCCTCCCTTGGGGGCGTGCCCTGGAGGACGCGCCTCAACTCCATCAAGAACAGCTTCCTGGGGTCGCCCCGGTTCCACCGCCGGAAGATGCAAG TTCCCACCCAAGAGGACATGTCCAGTCTGACTCCAGACTCGTCTCCAGA GCTGGCGAAGAAGTCGTGGTTCGGGAACTTCATCAgcctggagaaggaggagcagaTCTTCATCGTCATCCGGGACAAACCGCTGAGCTCCATCAAGGCCGACATCGTCCACGCCTTCCTCTCC atCCCCAGCCTGAGCCACAGCGTCGTCTCCCAGACCTCCTTCCGGGCGGAGTACAAGTCCGCCGCCGGCCCCGCCGTCTTCCAGAAGCCCGTCAAGTTCCAGGTGGACATCACCTACACCGAGAGCAGCGGCGCCACCAAGGACAGCGGCATCTACTCCGTCACCTTCACCCTGCTCTCAG GTCCCAGCCGTCGGTTCAAGCGGGTGGTGGAGACGATCCAGACGCAGCTGCTGAGCTCCAACGAGCAACCCGGCGTCCAACCGCAGCTCTCTG GGGTCATCCATAATAACTATTAA
- the LOC137599347 gene encoding serine/threonine-protein kinase BRSK2-like isoform X6 yields MSSSGKDANSGHYANYVGPYRLEKTLGKGQTGLVKLGVHCVTCQKVAIKIVNREKLSESVLMKVEREIAILKLIEHPHVLKLHDVYENKKYLYLVLEHVSGGELFDYLVKKGRLTPKEARKFFRQIISALDFCHSHSICHRDLKPENLLLDEKNNIRIADFGMASLQVGDSLLETSCGSPHYACPEVIRGEKYDGRKADAWSCGVILFALLVGALPFDDDNLRNLLEKVKLGVFHMPHFIPPDCQNLLRGMIEVDAAKRLTLEQIQKHTWYLAGKNEPEPEQPVPRKVSIRMLAASEEIDPDVLESMHSLGCFRDKDKLTKDLLSEDDNQEKMIYFLLLDRKERYPSHEDQNLPPRNEIADPPRKRVDSPMLSRHGKRRPERKSMEVLCVTEGGSPVPVRRAMDMAAHGQRSRSISGASSGLSTSPLSSPRPTRRFFIPPQSPDFCQSPNCSPTHSPEVRLNGVGPRTPNSYQPKMGSPLMHPRTQTLPAKPRASEKPLQTTRSNPLPNTAPPPTTPKSEPTTPSQPLAPCLPISPRVRRHPPLTVPPKLSIPLSPVPTMSPRRRHHHPPPHPDHNGKCVPALQVTPHPSPRGSPLPTPKGTPVHTPKDSPTGTPSPTPPPSPSLGGVPWRTRLNSIKNSFLGSPRFHRRKMQVPTQEDMSSLTPDSSPELAKKSWFGNFISLEKEEQIFIVIRDKPLSSIKADIVHAFLSIPSLSHSVVSQTSFRAEYKSAAGPAVFQKPVKFQVDITYTESSGATKDSGIYSVTFTLLSGPSRRFKRVVETIQTQLLSSNEQPGVQPQLSDAPPPKNKAPPPKVSQLRCARFAVGQKTGSSIITINLFKPGRQAAAAANREVRT; encoded by the exons AAG GTGGAGCGGGAGATCGCCATCCTGAAGCTGATCGAGCATCCCCACGTCCTGAAGCTGCACGATGTCTATGAGAACAAGAAGTACCT GTACCTGGTGCTGGAGCACGTGTCCGGCGGCGAGCTGTTCGACTACCTGGTGAAGAAGGGTCGCCTGACGCCCAAAGAGGCCCGAAAGTTCTTCAGGCAGATCATCTCAGCGCTGGACTTCTGCCACAGCCACTCCATCTG CCACAGAGATCTGAAGCCTGAGAACTTGCTGCTGGACGAGAAGAACAACATCAGGATAGCGGACTTCGGCATGGCGTCTCTGCAGGTCGGGGACAGTCTGCTGGAGACCAGCTGCGG ATCACCTCACTACGCCTGCCCGGAGGTGATCAGG GGGGAGAAGTACGACGGGAGGAAGGCTGATGCCTGGAGCTGTGGAGTCATCCTCTTTGCGCTGCTGGTG GGCGCTCTCCCCTTCGATGACGACAACCTGAGGAACCTGCTGGAGAAGGTGAAGCTGGGCGTTTTCCACATGCCCCACTTCATCCCCCCCGACTGTCAGAACCTCCTGCGGGGGATGATCGAGGTGGACGCCGCCAAGAGGCTGACG TTAGAGCAGATCCAGAAGCATACGTGGTATCT AGCCGGGAAGAACGAGCCGGAGCCGGAGCAGCCGGTTCCCAGGAAGGTGTCCATCAGGATGTTGGCCGCGTCCGAGGAGATCGACCCCGACGTCCTGGAGAGCATGCACTCCCTGGGCTGCTTCAGGGACAAGGACAAGCTGACCAAAGACCTGCTGTCGGAAGA cgacaaCCAGGAGAAGATGATCTACTTCCTGCTGCTGGACCGTAAGGAACGGTACCCCAGCCACGAGGACCAGAACCTGCCGCCACGCAACGAGATTG CAGACCCTCCCAGGAAGCGCGTGGATTCCCCCATGCTGAGTCGTCACGGCAAGCGGCGACCGGAGAGGAAGTCCATGGAGGTGCTGTGCGTCACGGAGGGGGGGTCCCCTGTCCCGGTGCGACGAGCCATGGACATGGCGGCCCACGGTCAGAG atCGCGGTCCATCAGCGGCGCGTCCTCCGGTCTGTCCACCAGTCCTCTCAGCAGCCCCCGG cccaccCGCCGGTTTTTCATCCCGCCCCAGTCCCCTGACTTTTGCCAGTCCCCCAACTGTAGCCCCACCCACTCCCCGGAGGTCCGCCTTAATGGGGTGGGGCCACGGACGCCCAACTCATACCAGCCAAAGATGGGGTCCCCCCTCATGCACCCCCGCACCCAGACCCTCCCCGCCAAGCCCCGTGCGTCGGAGAAGCCCCTGCAGACCACCAGATCCAACCCCCTCCCCAACACGGCCCCGCCCCCGACCACGCCCAAATCCGAGCCCACCACGCCCAGCCAGCCCCTGGCGCCCTGTTTACCCATCAGCCCCCGGGTGAGACGCCACCCCCCCCTCACTGTCCCCCCCAAACTGTCCATCCCGCTGTCGCCCGTGCCGACCATGTccccccgccgccgccaccaccaccccccccctcaccctgaCCACAACGGCAAATGTGTCCCCGCCCTACAggtgaccccccacccctcccctagAGGgagccccctccccacccccaaaGGCACCCCGGTGCACACGCCCAAGGACAGCCCAACGGGGACGCCCAGCCCCACGCCACCGCCCAGCCCCTCCCTTGGGGGCGTGCCCTGGAGGACGCGCCTCAACTCCATCAAGAACAGCTTCCTGGGGTCGCCCCGGTTCCACCGCCGGAAGATGCAAG TTCCCACCCAAGAGGACATGTCCAGTCTGACTCCAGACTCGTCTCCAGA GCTGGCGAAGAAGTCGTGGTTCGGGAACTTCATCAgcctggagaaggaggagcagaTCTTCATCGTCATCCGGGACAAACCGCTGAGCTCCATCAAGGCCGACATCGTCCACGCCTTCCTCTCC atCCCCAGCCTGAGCCACAGCGTCGTCTCCCAGACCTCCTTCCGGGCGGAGTACAAGTCCGCCGCCGGCCCCGCCGTCTTCCAGAAGCCCGTCAAGTTCCAGGTGGACATCACCTACACCGAGAGCAGCGGCGCCACCAAGGACAGCGGCATCTACTCCGTCACCTTCACCCTGCTCTCAG GTCCCAGCCGTCGGTTCAAGCGGGTGGTGGAGACGATCCAGACGCAGCTGCTGAGCTCCAACGAGCAACCCGGCGTCCAACCGCAGCTCTCTG ATGCCCCGCCTCCAAAAAAcaaagccccgcccccaaaAGTCAGCCAGCTGAGGTGCGCTCGTTTCGCTGTTGGACAGAAGACG GGGTCATCCATAATAACTATTAACCTCTTCAAGCCCGGCCGACAagccgctgccgccgccaacCGGGAAGTCCGCACCTGA
- the LOC137599347 gene encoding serine/threonine-protein kinase BRSK2-like isoform X1: MSSSGKDANSGHYANYVGPYRLEKTLGKGQTGLVKLGVHCVTCQKVAIKIVNREKLSESVLMKVEREIAILKLIEHPHVLKLHDVYENKKYLYLVLEHVSGGELFDYLVKKGRLTPKEARKFFRQIISALDFCHSHSICHRDLKPENLLLDEKNNIRIADFGMASLQVGDSLLETSCGSPHYACPEVIRGEKYDGRKADAWSCGVILFALLVGALPFDDDNLRNLLEKVKLGVFHMPHFIPPDCQNLLRGMIEVDAAKRLTLEQIQKHTWYLAGKNEPEPEQPVPRKVSIRMLAASEEIDPDVLESMHSLGCFRDKDKLTKDLLSEDDNQEKMIYFLLLDRKERYPSHEDQNLPPRNEIADPPRKRVDSPMLSRHGKRRPERKSMEVLCVTEGGSPVPVRRAMDMAAHGQRSRSISGASSGLSTSPLSSPRPTRRFFIPPQSPDFCQSPNCSPTHSPEVRLNGVGPRTPNSYQPKMGSPLMHPRTQTLPAKPRASEKPLQTTRSNPLPNTAPPPTTPKSEPTTPSQPLAPCLPISPRVRRHPPLTVPPKLSIPLSPVPTMSPRRRHHHPPPHPDHNGKCVPALQVTPHPSPRGSPLPTPKGTPVHTPKDSPTGTPSPTPPPSPSLGGVPWRTRLNSIKNSFLGSPRFHRRKMQVPTQEDMSSLTPDSSPELAKKSWFGNFISLEKEEQIFIVIRDKPLSSIKADIVHAFLSIPSLSHSVVSQTSFRAEYKSAAGPAVFQKPVKFQVDITYTESSGATKDSGIYSVTFTLLSGPSRRFKRVVETIQTQLLSSNEQPGVQPQLSDDPQRPPSRPGKTSKCGSPLSNFFDVIKQLFSDDKNLQASHPPGAPATPSSPAKHAPSSKPSQPPSQSDSKCPPGKDKTKMAAGGRTQEQP; encoded by the exons AAG GTGGAGCGGGAGATCGCCATCCTGAAGCTGATCGAGCATCCCCACGTCCTGAAGCTGCACGATGTCTATGAGAACAAGAAGTACCT GTACCTGGTGCTGGAGCACGTGTCCGGCGGCGAGCTGTTCGACTACCTGGTGAAGAAGGGTCGCCTGACGCCCAAAGAGGCCCGAAAGTTCTTCAGGCAGATCATCTCAGCGCTGGACTTCTGCCACAGCCACTCCATCTG CCACAGAGATCTGAAGCCTGAGAACTTGCTGCTGGACGAGAAGAACAACATCAGGATAGCGGACTTCGGCATGGCGTCTCTGCAGGTCGGGGACAGTCTGCTGGAGACCAGCTGCGG ATCACCTCACTACGCCTGCCCGGAGGTGATCAGG GGGGAGAAGTACGACGGGAGGAAGGCTGATGCCTGGAGCTGTGGAGTCATCCTCTTTGCGCTGCTGGTG GGCGCTCTCCCCTTCGATGACGACAACCTGAGGAACCTGCTGGAGAAGGTGAAGCTGGGCGTTTTCCACATGCCCCACTTCATCCCCCCCGACTGTCAGAACCTCCTGCGGGGGATGATCGAGGTGGACGCCGCCAAGAGGCTGACG TTAGAGCAGATCCAGAAGCATACGTGGTATCT AGCCGGGAAGAACGAGCCGGAGCCGGAGCAGCCGGTTCCCAGGAAGGTGTCCATCAGGATGTTGGCCGCGTCCGAGGAGATCGACCCCGACGTCCTGGAGAGCATGCACTCCCTGGGCTGCTTCAGGGACAAGGACAAGCTGACCAAAGACCTGCTGTCGGAAGA cgacaaCCAGGAGAAGATGATCTACTTCCTGCTGCTGGACCGTAAGGAACGGTACCCCAGCCACGAGGACCAGAACCTGCCGCCACGCAACGAGATTG CAGACCCTCCCAGGAAGCGCGTGGATTCCCCCATGCTGAGTCGTCACGGCAAGCGGCGACCGGAGAGGAAGTCCATGGAGGTGCTGTGCGTCACGGAGGGGGGGTCCCCTGTCCCGGTGCGACGAGCCATGGACATGGCGGCCCACGGTCAGAG atCGCGGTCCATCAGCGGCGCGTCCTCCGGTCTGTCCACCAGTCCTCTCAGCAGCCCCCGG cccaccCGCCGGTTTTTCATCCCGCCCCAGTCCCCTGACTTTTGCCAGTCCCCCAACTGTAGCCCCACCCACTCCCCGGAGGTCCGCCTTAATGGGGTGGGGCCACGGACGCCCAACTCATACCAGCCAAAGATGGGGTCCCCCCTCATGCACCCCCGCACCCAGACCCTCCCCGCCAAGCCCCGTGCGTCGGAGAAGCCCCTGCAGACCACCAGATCCAACCCCCTCCCCAACACGGCCCCGCCCCCGACCACGCCCAAATCCGAGCCCACCACGCCCAGCCAGCCCCTGGCGCCCTGTTTACCCATCAGCCCCCGGGTGAGACGCCACCCCCCCCTCACTGTCCCCCCCAAACTGTCCATCCCGCTGTCGCCCGTGCCGACCATGTccccccgccgccgccaccaccaccccccccctcaccctgaCCACAACGGCAAATGTGTCCCCGCCCTACAggtgaccccccacccctcccctagAGGgagccccctccccacccccaaaGGCACCCCGGTGCACACGCCCAAGGACAGCCCAACGGGGACGCCCAGCCCCACGCCACCGCCCAGCCCCTCCCTTGGGGGCGTGCCCTGGAGGACGCGCCTCAACTCCATCAAGAACAGCTTCCTGGGGTCGCCCCGGTTCCACCGCCGGAAGATGCAAG TTCCCACCCAAGAGGACATGTCCAGTCTGACTCCAGACTCGTCTCCAGA GCTGGCGAAGAAGTCGTGGTTCGGGAACTTCATCAgcctggagaaggaggagcagaTCTTCATCGTCATCCGGGACAAACCGCTGAGCTCCATCAAGGCCGACATCGTCCACGCCTTCCTCTCC atCCCCAGCCTGAGCCACAGCGTCGTCTCCCAGACCTCCTTCCGGGCGGAGTACAAGTCCGCCGCCGGCCCCGCCGTCTTCCAGAAGCCCGTCAAGTTCCAGGTGGACATCACCTACACCGAGAGCAGCGGCGCCACCAAGGACAGCGGCATCTACTCCGTCACCTTCACCCTGCTCTCAG GTCCCAGCCGTCGGTTCAAGCGGGTGGTGGAGACGATCCAGACGCAGCTGCTGAGCTCCAACGAGCAACCCGGCGTCCAACCGCAGCTCTCTG ACGACCCTCAGCGGCCCCCCAGCCGGCCCGGTAAAACCTCCAAGTGTG GCAGCCCGTTGAGTAACTTCTTTGACGTAATTAAACAACTTTTTTCAGACGACAAGAACCTCCAAGCGTCCCACCCCCCCGGTGCCCCCGCCACGCCTAGCTCCCCCGCCAAGCATGCCCCCAGCAGCAAGCCCAGCCAGCCCCCCAGCCAGAGTGACTCTAAATGCCCCCCcggcaaagacaaaacaaagatggCGGCCGGCGGCAGGACGCAGGAACAGCCTTAA
- the LOC137599347 gene encoding serine/threonine-protein kinase BRSK2-like isoform X3 has product MSSSGKDANSGHYANYVGPYRLEKTLGKGQTGLVKLGVHCVTCQKVAIKIVNREKLSESVLMKVEREIAILKLIEHPHVLKLHDVYENKKYLYLVLEHVSGGELFDYLVKKGRLTPKEARKFFRQIISALDFCHSHSICHRDLKPENLLLDEKNNIRIADFGMASLQVGDSLLETSCGSPHYACPEVIRGEKYDGRKADAWSCGVILFALLVGALPFDDDNLRNLLEKVKLGVFHMPHFIPPDCQNLLRGMIEVDAAKRLTLEQIQKHTWYLAGKNEPEPEQPVPRKVSIRMLAASEEIDPDVLESMHSLGCFRDKDKLTKDLLSEDDNQEKMIYFLLLDRKERYPSHEDQNLPPRNEIADPPRKRVDSPMLSRHGKRRPERKSMEVLCVTEGGSPVPVRRAMDMAAHGQRSRSISGASSGLSTSPLSSPRPTRRFFIPPQSPDFCQSPNCSPTHSPEVRLNGVGPRTPNSYQPKMGSPLMHPRTQTLPAKPRASEKPLQTTRSNPLPNTAPPPTTPKSEPTTPSQPLAPCLPISPRVRRHPPLTVPPKLSIPLSPVPTMSPRRRHHHPPPHPDHNGKCVPALQVTPHPSPRGSPLPTPKGTPVHTPKDSPTGTPSPTPPPSPSLGGVPWRTRLNSIKNSFLGSPRFHRRKMQVPTQEDMSSLTPDSSPELAKKSWFGNFISLEKEEQIFIVIRDKPLSSIKADIVHAFLSIPSLSHSVVSQTSFRAEYKSAAGPAVFQKPVKFQVDITYTESSGATKDSGIYSVTFTLLSGPSRRFKRVVETIQTQLLSSNEQPGVQPQLSGSPLSNFFDVIKQLFSDDKNLQASHPPGAPATPSSPAKHAPSSKPSQPPSQSDSKCPPGKDKTKMAAGGRTQEQP; this is encoded by the exons AAG GTGGAGCGGGAGATCGCCATCCTGAAGCTGATCGAGCATCCCCACGTCCTGAAGCTGCACGATGTCTATGAGAACAAGAAGTACCT GTACCTGGTGCTGGAGCACGTGTCCGGCGGCGAGCTGTTCGACTACCTGGTGAAGAAGGGTCGCCTGACGCCCAAAGAGGCCCGAAAGTTCTTCAGGCAGATCATCTCAGCGCTGGACTTCTGCCACAGCCACTCCATCTG CCACAGAGATCTGAAGCCTGAGAACTTGCTGCTGGACGAGAAGAACAACATCAGGATAGCGGACTTCGGCATGGCGTCTCTGCAGGTCGGGGACAGTCTGCTGGAGACCAGCTGCGG ATCACCTCACTACGCCTGCCCGGAGGTGATCAGG GGGGAGAAGTACGACGGGAGGAAGGCTGATGCCTGGAGCTGTGGAGTCATCCTCTTTGCGCTGCTGGTG GGCGCTCTCCCCTTCGATGACGACAACCTGAGGAACCTGCTGGAGAAGGTGAAGCTGGGCGTTTTCCACATGCCCCACTTCATCCCCCCCGACTGTCAGAACCTCCTGCGGGGGATGATCGAGGTGGACGCCGCCAAGAGGCTGACG TTAGAGCAGATCCAGAAGCATACGTGGTATCT AGCCGGGAAGAACGAGCCGGAGCCGGAGCAGCCGGTTCCCAGGAAGGTGTCCATCAGGATGTTGGCCGCGTCCGAGGAGATCGACCCCGACGTCCTGGAGAGCATGCACTCCCTGGGCTGCTTCAGGGACAAGGACAAGCTGACCAAAGACCTGCTGTCGGAAGA cgacaaCCAGGAGAAGATGATCTACTTCCTGCTGCTGGACCGTAAGGAACGGTACCCCAGCCACGAGGACCAGAACCTGCCGCCACGCAACGAGATTG CAGACCCTCCCAGGAAGCGCGTGGATTCCCCCATGCTGAGTCGTCACGGCAAGCGGCGACCGGAGAGGAAGTCCATGGAGGTGCTGTGCGTCACGGAGGGGGGGTCCCCTGTCCCGGTGCGACGAGCCATGGACATGGCGGCCCACGGTCAGAG atCGCGGTCCATCAGCGGCGCGTCCTCCGGTCTGTCCACCAGTCCTCTCAGCAGCCCCCGG cccaccCGCCGGTTTTTCATCCCGCCCCAGTCCCCTGACTTTTGCCAGTCCCCCAACTGTAGCCCCACCCACTCCCCGGAGGTCCGCCTTAATGGGGTGGGGCCACGGACGCCCAACTCATACCAGCCAAAGATGGGGTCCCCCCTCATGCACCCCCGCACCCAGACCCTCCCCGCCAAGCCCCGTGCGTCGGAGAAGCCCCTGCAGACCACCAGATCCAACCCCCTCCCCAACACGGCCCCGCCCCCGACCACGCCCAAATCCGAGCCCACCACGCCCAGCCAGCCCCTGGCGCCCTGTTTACCCATCAGCCCCCGGGTGAGACGCCACCCCCCCCTCACTGTCCCCCCCAAACTGTCCATCCCGCTGTCGCCCGTGCCGACCATGTccccccgccgccgccaccaccaccccccccctcaccctgaCCACAACGGCAAATGTGTCCCCGCCCTACAggtgaccccccacccctcccctagAGGgagccccctccccacccccaaaGGCACCCCGGTGCACACGCCCAAGGACAGCCCAACGGGGACGCCCAGCCCCACGCCACCGCCCAGCCCCTCCCTTGGGGGCGTGCCCTGGAGGACGCGCCTCAACTCCATCAAGAACAGCTTCCTGGGGTCGCCCCGGTTCCACCGCCGGAAGATGCAAG TTCCCACCCAAGAGGACATGTCCAGTCTGACTCCAGACTCGTCTCCAGA GCTGGCGAAGAAGTCGTGGTTCGGGAACTTCATCAgcctggagaaggaggagcagaTCTTCATCGTCATCCGGGACAAACCGCTGAGCTCCATCAAGGCCGACATCGTCCACGCCTTCCTCTCC atCCCCAGCCTGAGCCACAGCGTCGTCTCCCAGACCTCCTTCCGGGCGGAGTACAAGTCCGCCGCCGGCCCCGCCGTCTTCCAGAAGCCCGTCAAGTTCCAGGTGGACATCACCTACACCGAGAGCAGCGGCGCCACCAAGGACAGCGGCATCTACTCCGTCACCTTCACCCTGCTCTCAG GTCCCAGCCGTCGGTTCAAGCGGGTGGTGGAGACGATCCAGACGCAGCTGCTGAGCTCCAACGAGCAACCCGGCGTCCAACCGCAGCTCTCTG GCAGCCCGTTGAGTAACTTCTTTGACGTAATTAAACAACTTTTTTCAGACGACAAGAACCTCCAAGCGTCCCACCCCCCCGGTGCCCCCGCCACGCCTAGCTCCCCCGCCAAGCATGCCCCCAGCAGCAAGCCCAGCCAGCCCCCCAGCCAGAGTGACTCTAAATGCCCCCCcggcaaagacaaaacaaagatggCGGCCGGCGGCAGGACGCAGGAACAGCCTTAA